One Paenibacillus sp. FSL W8-0186 genomic window carries:
- a CDS encoding DEAD/DEAH box helicase, which yields MNQRLYAIWLGEVLFCFSGETSESKIDAWAASLRRLETAEGKRPFQQAALRLAEVRYPASAGRSAFKSGERRGLIGRTLEGLALPVQDAWPLLLGWNEAQIEAQGFLPGQELEFWSKAAKFALELMMKGRIAPGMAEVPLTGNRRPKGQASAKALWGPKLGEPVDEERFRLLAGSMPPICLAAVQFGGMQEEDVEARQIAVLYSFMSAVLDHEVRKAVGGLGRKLNASRADYRRGTSPLAELWWNGLLAAVPHGDMQGTVSELAELAEGIRDAGGGEPKVQYEDDEGRSPGTFRLCLRLEPAEEVAAMPAWRLSLWAEGVEDPGVLLPYGLIWSYPEQDIEIRGRVYHGAGEQLLHRLGKAARLSRGVRKAMECPRPEGTLLQPEEVYALLSKEVAQLRRHGITVQMPSRWSKEGRRAAGIRLRTEQWGTPSESGQGPGSTPRLGVEQLVAYEAEAVFGGSPLSEEELNELAASKSPLVFFRGEWVEIDVKEIRQVLKFMKRYKTGEMSFRELMHLTVQEEGSYWDGLPIEQVETAGLLSLLLEGHSVRGMDDRPVPRLLRGTLRPYQERGYRWLVMMRQLGFGALLADDMGLGKTVQVIAALLDGIEAGTVLIICPTSLLGNWQKELSRFAPELKLHIHHGSGRLHGEEFREECARQQVVLTTYPLAGRDMKELQSVEWASIVLDEAQYIKNYGTKQAQSVMKLNAPHRIAMTGTPVENRLSELWSIFQFLNPGYLGGQSSFKSKYAGSSEQQPAELARLRQLIAPFLLRRLKSDPDIRKDLPDKIELKSYCPLMPAQAELYREATEDLLGRIAGSTGITRKGIVLSTLTRLKQICDHPLLVTGAKETRPKTEASGKMERLLELLDLIIDNNEAALIFTQYVQMGKLLCEALELKYGMTPAFLHGGVSKAERDRMVEDFQQGGGAPFFVLSLKAGGVGLNLTRANHVIHYDRWWNPAVENQATDRVFRIGQKRNVEVHKLICQGTLEERIDELIERKKSLSEQVVGSGEQWLTEMSNEELQHLIELQQ from the coding sequence ATGAATCAACGTCTTTATGCGATATGGCTGGGAGAGGTATTGTTCTGTTTCTCGGGTGAAACATCCGAATCTAAGATTGATGCCTGGGCAGCCTCGCTGCGCAGACTGGAGACGGCAGAAGGGAAGCGGCCATTTCAACAGGCCGCGCTTCGGCTCGCCGAAGTGCGTTATCCAGCTTCCGCTGGAAGAAGCGCCTTTAAATCCGGCGAACGGAGGGGACTGATAGGGCGAACGCTGGAAGGGCTTGCCCTGCCTGTTCAAGACGCATGGCCGCTGCTGCTGGGCTGGAACGAAGCCCAGATAGAGGCGCAGGGATTTTTGCCTGGGCAAGAGCTGGAATTTTGGAGCAAGGCGGCAAAGTTTGCGCTTGAGCTCATGATGAAAGGGCGGATAGCCCCCGGCATGGCAGAGGTTCCACTGACCGGGAACCGGCGGCCGAAAGGCCAAGCTTCTGCAAAAGCGCTATGGGGGCCGAAGCTTGGCGAGCCTGTGGATGAAGAACGGTTCAGGCTGTTGGCTGGAAGCATGCCGCCGATCTGCCTGGCTGCCGTCCAGTTTGGGGGAATGCAGGAGGAGGACGTCGAGGCAAGGCAAATTGCAGTGCTCTACTCTTTTATGAGCGCTGTTCTTGACCATGAGGTTCGCAAAGCTGTCGGCGGATTGGGTAGAAAGCTGAATGCGAGCCGGGCAGATTATCGCCGGGGCACCTCTCCGCTGGCGGAGCTATGGTGGAACGGCCTGCTCGCCGCCGTGCCGCACGGGGACATGCAGGGTACGGTCTCGGAGCTGGCTGAGCTGGCTGAGGGCATCAGGGATGCCGGCGGGGGCGAGCCGAAAGTTCAGTACGAGGATGATGAAGGGCGGAGCCCGGGAACATTCCGTTTATGCTTGCGGCTCGAACCGGCGGAAGAGGTGGCGGCAATGCCCGCCTGGCGCCTGTCATTGTGGGCTGAAGGCGTCGAGGATCCTGGCGTTCTGCTGCCCTATGGGCTGATATGGAGCTATCCGGAGCAGGATATCGAGATTCGCGGCAGGGTATATCACGGTGCTGGCGAGCAGCTTTTGCACCGGCTCGGCAAGGCGGCCAGGCTCTCCCGGGGAGTAAGGAAAGCGATGGAATGCCCGCGCCCGGAGGGCACGCTGCTTCAGCCGGAAGAGGTATACGCCTTGCTAAGCAAGGAGGTAGCCCAGCTTCGCAGGCATGGCATTACGGTGCAGATGCCCTCCCGCTGGTCGAAGGAGGGGCGCCGGGCTGCCGGGATTAGACTGCGGACGGAACAGTGGGGAACGCCTTCGGAATCCGGGCAAGGGCCAGGTAGTACGCCGCGGCTGGGAGTCGAGCAGCTTGTTGCTTACGAGGCGGAGGCGGTGTTCGGCGGAAGCCCCTTGTCCGAAGAGGAGCTTAACGAACTGGCCGCGTCCAAGTCGCCTCTCGTTTTTTTTCGCGGGGAATGGGTTGAGATCGATGTAAAGGAAATCCGCCAGGTGCTGAAATTCATGAAGCGCTATAAGACCGGAGAAATGAGCTTCCGTGAGCTGATGCATCTGACCGTGCAGGAAGAAGGCAGCTATTGGGACGGCCTGCCGATTGAGCAGGTGGAAACCGCAGGCCTGCTGTCGCTGCTGCTGGAGGGGCATTCGGTGCGCGGCATGGATGACAGGCCGGTTCCCCGCTTGCTGCGAGGAACCTTGCGGCCCTATCAGGAGCGGGGCTACCGCTGGCTGGTTATGATGCGGCAGCTCGGCTTCGGGGCTCTGCTCGCCGATGATATGGGACTGGGCAAGACGGTACAGGTCATTGCGGCGCTGCTTGATGGAATCGAGGCTGGAACGGTGCTGATCATCTGTCCGACGTCACTGCTGGGCAACTGGCAGAAGGAGCTGTCGAGGTTCGCGCCTGAACTGAAGCTGCACATTCACCATGGCAGCGGCCGGCTGCACGGAGAGGAATTCCGGGAGGAATGCGCCAGGCAGCAGGTTGTGCTGACGACTTACCCGCTGGCCGGGCGGGATATGAAGGAGCTGCAGTCGGTTGAATGGGCGTCGATTGTACTTGATGAGGCGCAGTACATTAAAAATTACGGTACCAAGCAGGCACAGAGCGTAATGAAGCTGAACGCCCCGCATCGGATTGCAATGACGGGAACGCCGGTTGAGAATCGGCTCAGCGAGCTGTGGTCCATCTTTCAGTTCCTGAATCCCGGCTATTTGGGCGGCCAATCCTCATTCAAATCGAAATATGCCGGGAGCAGCGAGCAGCAGCCTGCGGAGCTGGCAAGGCTTCGCCAGCTGATTGCGCCGTTTCTGCTGCGCCGGCTGAAGAGTGATCCGGACATCCGCAAGGATTTGCCGGATAAAATTGAATTGAAGTCCTATTGTCCGCTTATGCCGGCGCAAGCCGAGCTGTACCGGGAAGCTACGGAGGACTTGCTTGGGCGGATCGCGGGCAGCACCGGCATAACCCGCAAAGGGATCGTGCTGTCTACGCTTACCCGTCTGAAGCAAATCTGCGATCATCCGCTGCTGGTGACCGGCGCAAAGGAAACAAGGCCAAAGACAGAGGCATCCGGCAAAATGGAGCGCCTGCTCGAGCTGCTGGATTTGATTATTGACAATAACGAGGCCGCGCTTATTTTTACGCAGTATGTGCAAATGGGCAAACTGCTGTGCGAGGCGCTTGAACTGAAGTACGGCATGACTCCCGCTTTTCTTCACGGCGGAGTCAGCAAGGCGGAGCGGGACCGCATGGTGGAGGATTTCCAGCAGGGAGGCGGTGCCCCGTTCTTCGTACTATCGCTCAAGGCTGGAGGGGTTGGCTTGAATCTGACGCGGGCCAATCATGTGATTCATTATGACCGCTGGTGGAACCCGGCTGTGGAGAATCAGGCGACCGACCGGGTGTTCCGCATCGGACAGAAGCGGAATGTCGAGGTTCATAAGCTGATTTGCCAAGGGACGCTGGAGGAGCGGATTGACGAGCTGATCG